One Lytechinus pictus isolate F3 Inbred chromosome 12, Lp3.0, whole genome shotgun sequence genomic region harbors:
- the LOC129273219 gene encoding potassium channel subfamily K member 18-like — protein sequence MYIKGALQVHNPKREGYGLIVPRTQLGRAVCIIYALMGIPINIIFMAGIGRVLARLIDRTYCLYLRAFRLCPCSKPKPKHERQKKENCAGKTRQRRQSMRSNQVSGEGAALPDSGHAKHTQKCDMIQEAYDRVTRSSVFHVMYSDWSKKQPETSFTGPSLPEVHVSGQIGLSGEAKSCQDADKTSRSESVEDKDMDEEKSGRPLAPVWFIILFVSVCATIFDIIIWNSDVLEDNWTLIDLMYFKFITYSTIGFGDLYINPPKKALHGLSVCVDIVTIVLGMSFLSMVINIITSSDRLNQSLNFVTCLLHTMWQSISNVLCRRDRT from the coding sequence gtTATGGTCTTATAGTCCCCCGGACTCAACTTGGACGCGCTGTATGCATCATCTATGCTCTGATGGGAATCCCCATTAACATAATCTTTATGGCTGGCATCGGTCGAGTACTCGCCCGTTTAATCGATCGGACCTACTGTCTATATTTGAGGGCTTTTCGCCTCTGCCCTTGTTCTAAACCCAAACCAAAGCACGAACgtcagaaaaaagaaaactgcGCAGGTAAAACCCGCCAACGCAGACAGAGCATGCGCAGCAATCAGGTATCGGGTGAGGGCGCTGCACTGCCTGACTCTGGGCACGCTAAACATACGCAGAAGTGTGATATGATTCAGGAGGCATACGACAGAGTCACCAGGTCATCAGTGTTTCATGTGATGTATTCTGATTGGTCGAAGAAGCAGCCAGAGACTAGTTTCACGGGACCCAGTCTCCCCGAAGTTCATGTGTCGGGTCAAATAGGCCTATCTGGGGAAGCAAAGTCCTGTCAGGATGCCGATAAGACTAGCAGATCTGAATCTGTTGAAGATAAGGATATGGATGAAGAGAAAAGTGGAAGACCTCTAGCACCAGTTTGGTTCATAATCCTTTTTGTTTCGGTTTGTGCCACcatatttgatataataatatGGAACTCTGACGTCTTGGAAGACAATTGGACCCTTATTGATCTTAtgtatttcaaatttatcaCATATTCTACGATCGGTTTTGGCGATCTCTATATCAATCCACCGAAAAAGGCTCTTCATGGACTATCTGTTTGCGTTGATATAGTTACTATTGTGCTTGGGATGTCTTTCCTGTCTATGGTTATAAACATCATTACGTCCTCTGACCGGTTGAACCAATCTCTTAATTTTGTCACGTGCCTGTTACATACAATGTGGCAGTCTATTTCAAATGTGTTATGCAGGAGAGATCGCACATAA